A stretch of the Aphis gossypii isolate Hap1 chromosome 2, ASM2018417v2, whole genome shotgun sequence genome encodes the following:
- the LOC126549613 gene encoding 52 kDa repressor of the inhibitor of the protein kinase-like: MPRITGRQKNRINIVTESPETYFRISVFIPYLDTFIEQLKSRFIDHKNTILDFKSLISVEQNETTFLKLAKTYTADLSECQDSILLSEYKLWQRRLKNVETCNLPKNAMEAIILCNQEIYPNVFKLLQIFATLPVSSSSNERTFSNLKRIKTYLRNTISQKRLNGLAMLSIHRNEQITPDDVLKELSLKKRRLEFII, translated from the exons ATGCCGAGAATAACAGGCagacaaaaaaatagaattaatattgtCACTGAATCACCAGAAACCTATTTTCGAATAAGCGTATTTATTCCTTATTTAGATACATTCATCGAACAACTAAAATCAAGATTTATCGaccacaaaaatacaattttagattttaaatcgtTAATATCTGTTGAACAAAATGAAACGACATTTTTGAAGTTGGCAAAAACTTACACGGCTGATTTAAGTGAATGTCAAGATTCGATTTTATTATCAGAATATAAACTATGGCAAAGAcggttaaaaaatgttgagacTTGTAATTTACCAAAAAACGCAATGGAAGCAATAATACTATGCAATCAAGAAATATAtccaaatgtttttaaattactacaaaTATTTGCAACATTACCAGTTTCTTCATCATCGAATGAGAGAAccttttcaaatttaaaaagaataaagacTTACTTACGAAACACGATATctcaa aagaGATTAAATGGTTTGGCCATGTTATCGATTCACAGAAATGAACAAATTACTCCTGATGATGTGTTGAAGGAATTGAGCTTAAAAAAAAGGCgtcttgaatttattatttaa